The genomic region ATCAAGGTAGGTAAGTTTTTCGCCTTTATTAGCGGTCTTTAGCCATAATGAGAGCTTGGTGATTTCAACCGACTCATTATTCAAATCTACGCCATAGATATTATTGGCGAGAATATGGGTATCCCAGCGGAAAATATGTGCTTGGCCGCCGTTGAACTCGGTTAGTTGACTATTTACAGCCTCACCCTCATTTTTCAAATAATCAAACACCTCATTTAGAAACGCACCTGAACCACATGCAGGGTCGAGCACTTTGATGTTTGAAAGGACAGTTTTATACTCCTGCCACGCCTTGATATGCTTCTTAACTTTAGCATTTTGGCTTACCTTACCGTTCTTAGCGATTTTAATAGATGCATAATCTTCATCGGCTAAAGCTGGCAGTTTATCGAAACCAATTTCGGATTGTCTGTCTTTTAGCCAGCCGCCTACAGCTTGCTCCACAATATAATTAGTGATGTATGGCGGCGTGTAGAAAATACCATCTTTCTTGCGCTTACTTTTCTTCTTATCTAACGCGTCAAGCTCGCCAGTAGCATGGGCTTTGATTTCTTCCAAATCAGTAATGGATTGCTCAAAGATATGGCCGAGGATGTTTACGCTTACATCGCTATCGAAATCATAATCGCCAATCTTTTTGAAACCTTCGCAGAGTTCATCGCTCAGGCTTAAATTATCAATCGCTGGGTTAGCGGAAAAAAGACCACCATTATAGCCAGTGATGTTTAATGGAGGACTCCCCTTATCAATCGCTACGAACAAGCCCTTAAAATTCTCCCATACAGGTTGAGGGTTGTAGTTATTTTGAGTTTCGTAGGCTTTTTTAAGTGTTTCTTTGGGTAGTAGCCCTTTATCTTCGGCAAAAGCGATAAACAAAATACGGTCTAAGATGGTTTGCGAAAATTGGATAATTTCCAGCGATTCAACATTGGGGTTTTGCTGGGTTAGACTAGAGATTAGTTGAGAGCGTAGGGCTTTGTAATCTTGGTAAAGCGCATCGGTAATTTGCTTTTCGACCTTCTCACTCTCTCGAAGCAAAGATAATGTATGACCGTTTAGGAGGTTTTTAGGCGATAATAAGAGTAAGAAGTGAGCGTAGTTCTTAGGATTTGTTAGTTTAGAAAGATCAAACCCATCATATTCCTTACGTCCATGCCCATAAGCATAAAGTCGAATTTCGCGGTAATTGGAAACGAGCACCCATTTCGTGCCCTTATTGTCTGTACCATACTCCCATGCTTGCTCTACAGGGGTTTTATTGCGCCCTGCCATAATCGCATCTAAATCTCTAGTTTTTGCGCCTTTAAGCTCAAAGGGAGCAAGAATATCGGATTTGCCAGATTCGAAATTGCCCAACGCAACATCTACATTGCCTGAACCGATTTGATGATTTTTAGTGAGAGTCCACCCATCGCTTGCGCCACTACTTTCAGTGTAACCAAGTACATCCACTAAGATACGCTGTATAAACTGACCGTCATTCTTAGTTTCACTGTCATAAATGCCAAGGTCTAGATTCTCAGCCCAGCCCTGCAATATCTCGACATGATTTGCTGGTGGAGGAACTGCATTCTCAATGTGCTTTGCTATGATACGAGGGTGAAATAACTGCATATAAAAGGTATAGCGGCAAGTTTTGTGTAATGGTAGCGAGTTTTACTGATTCAAACAGCCTTTGAAGCTAAAACCTCTAATCGTTAGATTCTATGCCGCTTATAAAGGGTTTTGAAACTTCACTCGAAAGGGCACCAGAAGGGCACCGCGTAAATTTACATTTTTGAAAAATTCATCCAACCCATTGAAATAAATGGCGCACCCCGCAGGATTCGAACCTGCAACCGCCTGATTCGTAGTCAGGTACTCTATCCAGTTGAGCTAGGGGTGCGCACCGGTGCTCTTAAGCGAGGCGCAACCTAAACAATCAAAAGGGAAATGACAAGGGTTTTATCCACATCTTTGTGCTTACCCCTTGCAGTTTGCTAAGGCTTAGCTAGAGTAGCCCCCATGAATAGATTTTGGATATTGTCACTTACCCTTGGTTTAACCTTCGCTGTACCGGCTTTTATCGGCGTGCCTTCTACGGCACAAGCGCAAGTAAGTGACCATTATAGCGTGCCCTTAGCGGTCGTGCGTTTTAACCAGCCTCGTGTCTATTTTCAACGCCCTGTAGGCAATGCCGTACGCCGCGCAATGCAAGTCAGCCCAGGTGTCGAATTCAAAATCATCCATTATGCGCCGCAAGGCAGCAGCCACGTAGCCGAGAAATCAGAGCGTAATTTACAATCGGTCTTGAAATATCTGTATAGTCTGGGTGTAGATTCCGGCAAAGTACAAGTGCAAAAGCAGGTCGCCTCAGGCTTACCGCATAGCGAAGTTCACCTTTACGTTCGATAGTCCTTTTAATGGCTCCCTCTGTGCGCCTACTGGCCTCCCCTCTTTGTTATATCAAGAGCATGGTTAGTCGTAATTAATCCATCATCGAGGTCAGCAGAGCGAGTGAGGGCAATCAAAGAAGTTTACGCA from Rickettsiales bacterium harbors:
- a CDS encoding TaqI-like C-terminal specificity domain-containing protein; protein product: MQLFHPRIIAKHIENAVPPPANHVEILQGWAENLDLGIYDSETKNDGQFIQRILVDVLGYTESSGASDGWTLTKNHQIGSGNVDVALGNFESGKSDILAPFELKGAKTRDLDAIMAGRNKTPVEQAWEYGTDNKGTKWVLVSNYREIRLYAYGHGRKEYDGFDLSKLTNPKNYAHFLLLLSPKNLLNGHTLSLLRESEKVEKQITDALYQDYKALRSQLISSLTQQNPNVESLEIIQFSQTILDRILFIAFAEDKGLLPKETLKKAYETQNNYNPQPVWENFKGLFVAIDKGSPPLNITGYNGGLFSANPAIDNLSLSDELCEGFKKIGDYDFDSDVSVNILGHIFEQSITDLEEIKAHATGELDALDKKKSKRKKDGIFYTPPYITNYIVEQAVGGWLKDRQSEIGFDKLPALADEDYASIKIAKNGKVSQNAKVKKHIKAWQEYKTVLSNIKVLDPACGSGAFLNEVFDYLKNEGEAVNSQLTEFNGGQAHIFRWDTHILANNIYGVDLNNESVEITKLSLWLKTANKGEKLTYLDNNIKCGNSLIDDSAIAGDSAFDWNVEFADIMQAGGFDVVVGNPPYVFARENFSQDEKDCYVKKFISAQYQVNTYLLFIEQSLRKVKETSGRVNLIVPNAWLMVTSAKNLRHYILENSYIKRVTNLSGYSFDNVNVETIIVDLVKTKNLNGKSLEVYQSNEHKGFSHLHNKSQIDFNQNSDYEFQVFLNNLESDTIQKIIQTSQPLEKVCAIKTTLKAYQKGKGKPKQTSDDVKNRIYDFHEKVDKNTYKYLEGKDVNRYAVKWSGGYLQWGTHLAEPRNLEIFNSPRILIREITGKYPASVLATYVEETYLCNISNIAVIPESEEYSVFYILSLLNSNTLSYYFMRTNPKAVRQMFPKIILKDLRQFPIKMATPEEQAPLIIKAKAMLSKNTELHNVSSKFLGLLQAELPIDKLSKKLESWHLLDFAEFLDELKKKKISLSLEQKSEWMDYFEKQKTEALAIKSVIDNADREINRMVYELYGLTDDEIAIVEGQV